Proteins from a genomic interval of Quercus robur chromosome 9, dhQueRobu3.1, whole genome shotgun sequence:
- the LOC126699066 gene encoding transmembrane ascorbate ferrireductase 1: MVLGVRAIPFTFVAHVLAILGLVLVLVWTLDFRGGFAWEASNKSLIFNLHPFLMLVGFIIIGGEAIISYKSLPLRKDVKKLIHMVLHAIALVLGILGIYTAFKYHNESGIANLYSLHSWLGIGIIALYGIQWLYGFLVFFYPGGTIGLRSDSVPWHVVFGLTVFTLAVGNAAIGFLEKLTFLENTGLAKYGSEALLVNFTAVITILFGAFVILSVLSQSPAEDDENSYSAI, encoded by the exons ATGGTACTTGGTGTAAGGGCTATTCCTTTCACATTTGTGGCACACGTGCTGGCAATTTTGGGTCTGGTTTTAGTGTTGGTTTGGACCTTAGATTTCAGAGGTGGTTTCGCATGGGAAGCTTCCAACAAGAGCCTCATCTTCAAT CTACATCCTTTTTTGATGTTGGTAGGCTTCATTATCATAGGGGGTGAAG CCATTATTAGTTACAAGTCACTTCCTTTGAGGAAAGACGTGAAGAAGTTGATACATATGGTGCTTCATGCCATTGCTCTAGTACTTGGTATTTTGGGAATTTATACTGCATTCAAGTATCATAATGAGAGCGGGATTGCCAATCTCTACAGCTTGCATTCCTGGCTTGGAATTGGGATTATTGCTCTCTATGGTATTCAG TGGTTATATGGGTTCCTGGTCTTCTTCTACCCTGGAGGGACTATTGGGCTTAGGAGCGACTCTGTTCCTTGGCATGTGGTATTTGGACTTACTGTGTTCACATTGGCTGTGGGCAATGCTGCAATAGGATTCTTAGAGAAACTTACTTTCCTTGAAAATACAGGGCTTGCAAAGTATGGCTCAGAGGCCTTACTTGTCAACTTCACTGCTGTTATTACAATATTATTTGGAGCCTTTGTTATATTATCTGTTCTTTCTCAGTCTCCAGCAGAAGATGATGAAAATAGCTACTCTGCTATCTAA
- the LOC126699554 gene encoding uncharacterized protein LOC126699554 produces MSSSSGNYSGSCGHLCTYETCVLRTSLTVDNFGRRFLGCSRYKIGPKCPFFRWIDNPTCVRGNEAAHLVQQKLDLLRSELQLACEKEREATQVAAEATQMAEIAQDRAAKAIERERKFRASSVQAKEIAVRALKQERKCRIALILSWFFFCFGYVVFMFWLK; encoded by the exons ATGTCTTCTTCGAGTGGAAATTACTCAGGTTCATGTGGGCATTTGTGTACATATGAGACTTGTGTGCTGAGAACAAGTCTGACAGTGGATAATTTTGGGAGAAGGTTTCTGGGTTGTAGCCGATATAAG ATTGGTCCCAAGTGCCCTTTCTTTAGATGGATTGATAATCCCACTTGTGTGCGTGGGAATGAAGCTGCCCATTTGGTGCAACAAAAGCTGGATTTACTGCGGAGTGAGCTGCAACTTGCAtgtgaaaaggaaagagaagctACCCAGGTAGCAGCAGAAGCTACCCAAATGGCAGAAATTGCTCAAGACAGGGCAGCAAAAGccattgagagggagagaaagtttcGAGCTTCCTCTGTTCAAGCCAAGGAGATAGCAGTGAGAGCTTTAAAGCAAGAGAGAAAGTGCAGAATTGCACTAATTctgtcatggttttttttttgttttggttatgttgttttcatgttttggCTCAAGTGA